Proteins encoded in a region of the Prochlorothrix hollandica PCC 9006 = CALU 1027 genome:
- a CDS encoding ABC transporter substrate-binding protein — protein sequence MGFGSQMFRLSRSFPSLTQGHSIPGFCIVLGLISSACSPAPPLTLFSSPPDPDPSGPAVQTGGSAPPSLQLLTWEGYAPPALVRAFEQETGIRVNITYVSSTADLQAQLDSADRPYDLVTPLASDLLWGAEPDQSLASRYQPWDLDRITNRAGLNPVLVTQAQQLTQSPQPGIATLGADTPAPQTPPAQPPNAPKTPAPYGLPAAWGTLGLVVNTATVDRPIRSYRDLCDRALPQQVSLPRQFPSLMVAAYAQGLNPFQALQQVPPDPLAWGKLLAESDRYLRRCQGNLAPPWQNAEDIIDLMYDRRASVSLAWDSTGWLLHQLDPAFEFVVPQEGALGWMTVFALPLGATQPDAAYAWLNFLYQADRAAAFTLASGFSSPVLAALDDLPPAQQTLLKATYSPAQIAQIHWLPPHPTVLNPVTATYTRRLENRP from the coding sequence GTGGGTTTTGGTTCCCAAATGTTCCGTTTATCGCGATCGTTCCCATCCTTGACCCAGGGCCATAGCATTCCTGGGTTCTGCATCGTACTAGGGTTAATCTCCAGTGCCTGTAGCCCAGCCCCACCCCTAACCCTGTTTTCCTCCCCCCCGGATCCCGATCCATCGGGTCCTGCGGTACAGACCGGGGGATCTGCCCCCCCCAGTCTTCAGCTTTTGACCTGGGAAGGCTATGCCCCACCGGCTTTAGTGCGGGCTTTTGAGCAGGAAACCGGGATTAGGGTCAATATTACCTATGTTAGCTCCACCGCCGATCTCCAAGCCCAGCTAGACAGCGCCGATCGCCCCTATGACCTTGTGACTCCCCTGGCCAGTGATTTGCTGTGGGGAGCAGAACCCGACCAGTCCCTGGCAAGCCGCTATCAACCCTGGGATCTCGATCGCATCACTAACCGAGCCGGCTTGAATCCAGTCTTAGTAACCCAGGCCCAGCAACTGACCCAAAGCCCTCAGCCTGGGATCGCAACCCTAGGAGCGGACACCCCCGCCCCTCAGACTCCCCCAGCCCAACCCCCCAACGCGCCCAAAACCCCAGCCCCCTATGGCTTACCCGCTGCCTGGGGAACCTTGGGGTTAGTGGTCAATACGGCGACCGTCGATCGCCCCATTCGGAGCTATCGGGATCTGTGCGATCGTGCCCTGCCCCAACAGGTATCCTTGCCCCGGCAGTTTCCTAGTTTGATGGTAGCCGCCTATGCCCAAGGCTTAAACCCCTTCCAAGCCCTGCAACAGGTGCCCCCGGATCCCCTGGCCTGGGGGAAGCTCCTGGCCGAGAGCGATCGCTACCTGCGCCGCTGCCAGGGCAATTTAGCCCCCCCCTGGCAAAATGCCGAGGATATTATTGATTTAATGTACGATCGACGGGCCAGCGTCAGTTTAGCCTGGGATAGCACCGGCTGGCTCCTGCACCAACTGGATCCCGCCTTTGAGTTTGTGGTTCCCCAGGAAGGGGCACTGGGCTGGATGACGGTCTTTGCCCTGCCCCTTGGGGCAACCCAGCCCGACGCGGCCTATGCGTGGCTTAATTTTCTCTACCAAGCCGATCGGGCCGCAGCCTTTACCCTAGCCAGCGGTTTTTCCTCCCCCGTCCTGGCAGCCCTGGATGACTTACCCCCAGCCCAACAAACCCTCCTCAAAGCCACCTACTCCCCAGCCCAGATCGCCCAAATCCACTGGCTCCCACCCCACCCCACCGTCC
- the gcvT gene encoding glycine cleavage system aminomethyltransferase GcvT — protein sequence MTEAPPSLLRTPLHHQILSLGAKMTEFGGWDMPVHFSSLLQEHQQVRTAQGIFDISHMGKFVLRGQDVLAQLDRLVPSALQTLPPGAAQYTVLLNDQGGIVDDLIVYAQDITPGQEVITLIVNAATCHKDKQWLLQHLDSDRLELEDLSQSHTLLAIQGPQAVATLQALVPLDLAQVSRFGHVTTTLQGQPAFLARTGYTGEDGFEVMQPAAAGQQLWDTWIQHGVTPCGLGARDTLRLEAAMGLYGQDMDDSTTPLEAGLGWLVHLDRKGDFIGRSPLEQQKAQGLSRRLVGLVMEGRNIARHDYPVTHGGEIVGTITSGTWSPTLAQAIALAYVPPHLASLGQSLSVTIRGKNCPGAVVKRPFYKR from the coding sequence GTGACTGAAGCCCCCCCCTCCCTGTTGCGCACCCCCCTCCATCATCAGATTCTGAGCTTAGGGGCCAAAATGACTGAATTTGGGGGCTGGGATATGCCCGTACACTTTAGCAGCCTCCTCCAAGAACATCAGCAGGTGCGCACCGCCCAGGGAATCTTTGACATTTCCCACATGGGTAAATTTGTGCTGCGGGGTCAGGATGTCTTAGCCCAACTCGATCGCCTCGTGCCCTCCGCCCTCCAAACCCTCCCCCCAGGAGCCGCCCAATACACCGTCCTACTCAACGACCAGGGGGGCATCGTGGACGATCTGATTGTCTACGCCCAAGACATCACCCCCGGCCAGGAAGTCATCACCCTCATCGTCAATGCCGCCACCTGCCACAAAGATAAACAGTGGTTATTGCAGCATTTAGACAGCGATCGCCTAGAACTGGAAGACCTCAGCCAAAGCCACACCCTCCTAGCCATCCAAGGACCCCAGGCCGTCGCCACCCTCCAAGCCCTCGTCCCCCTAGACCTCGCCCAAGTGTCCCGCTTCGGCCATGTCACCACCACCCTCCAGGGACAACCCGCCTTTTTGGCCCGCACCGGCTACACCGGGGAAGACGGCTTTGAAGTCATGCAACCGGCAGCAGCGGGGCAACAGCTTTGGGACACCTGGATCCAGCACGGAGTCACCCCCTGCGGACTGGGGGCACGGGACACCCTGCGCCTAGAAGCAGCCATGGGTCTCTATGGCCAAGATATGGACGATAGTACAACCCCCCTGGAGGCGGGATTAGGCTGGCTAGTGCATTTGGATCGCAAAGGCGACTTCATCGGTCGATCGCCCTTGGAGCAGCAAAAGGCCCAGGGGCTATCCCGGCGCTTAGTGGGCCTGGTGATGGAGGGGCGCAACATTGCCCGCCATGATTATCCCGTAACCCACGGGGGGGAAATTGTCGGTACAATCACCAGTGGCACCTGGTCCCCCACCCTCGCCCAGGCGATCGCCCTGGCCTATGTGCCCCCCCACCTGGCTAGTTTGGGCCAAAGCCTCAGCGTCACCATTCGGGGCAAAAACTGTCCGGGTGCCGTGGTCAAACGTCCTTTTTATAAGCGCTAA
- a CDS encoding pentapeptide repeat-containing protein has protein sequence SGANLRGADLSGANLSGANLRGADLSSAKLRDRHWGLVRWDEGTKWEGVKGLETATGVPAALRQQLGLPESQ, from the coding sequence CAGCGGCGCAAACCTCAGGGGCGCAGACCTCAGCGGCGCAAACCTCAGCGGCGCAAACCTCAGGGGCGCAGACCTTAGCAGTGCGAAATTACGCGATCGGCACTGGGGATTGGTGAGATGGGATGAAGGGACGAAGTGGGAAGGGGTGAAGGGGTTGGAGACTGCAACGGGAGTACCGGCGGCATTGAGACAGCAGTTAGGGTTACCGGAGAGCCAGTAA
- a CDS encoding pentapeptide repeat-containing protein, translating into MPNSTPKFTFLTFLNTDIRALVTREKLEAGANVLVEAPETLESWGEDAAAIAEALPQVTQLLEGFDADLLDLGEAVPLVAVGAKLLKIYLKVTKAEPTLANSVAVVAQLAYGQALQRDLKQITDPQLRQGLKSLNLNRLCQLQADRLQTVTDAEAKAAVGSLHGSRLGEQLAAVLVEQLQAAEVPEAVAKDWGDRLLRLAQPHWLEAVSTAGETVQPLADLYRLGGRETLERYQSLERYLEEVIAPKPQEKVFGESFTFQDIYVPLLAQPLRSDGEVNRSKSPIALEEWVLESLADEQQKNQVLFIQGGPGRGKSVFCRMMADRLRRQEYPRWVPILIRLRDLTVLEKDFEETLRKGVDRDFAQTDAGWLTDRSIRYLFLLDGFDELLMEGRTSGGLEQFLGQVGRFQESCGRNSEKQHRVLITGRTMALHSIERTMPSNLRRVAIEPLNDTQISQWFQQWDQIQQQDPQTLQTPGQNSPLADSVQELIREPLLLYLFAAMHRDGELEAGIFEGTNAAEAKVLIYEKTLHWVLTQQRAEGLNQQITALDTENLRHILQEAGLAVWQSGRECASLAMIQSRLQQDAGAKAFLDQAQQRLGENPLNNALAVFYLKPGQGEGSVEFVHKSFGEFLCAERLAEALADWAEPGQRRQPFYIPDEAMHWQVYDLLAGQMLTVEVMDSLRVLWFRDAEPENLVRLFDRLHQFYDRWCEGEFLDMAPGENLPQRKMMQLRELGLTLGLRQVDLYTGLNVMILLLELHRYGQNHDSLKDSLHFYPSGQPVGNDRTQRLWKVIAYGDSLNPSTFAIHMRLFLSGADLSSANLSRANLSRANLSSADLSRANLSSADLSRANLRGAYLSSANLSGANLSDADLSRANLRGANLSGANLSNANLSSANLSSANLSSANLRGANLSHANLSGADLRGADLRGANLRGANLSSANLSSANLSSANLSRAYLSGAYLSSANLSGANLSSANLSSANLSSANLSSANL; encoded by the coding sequence ATGCCCAACTCCACGCCCAAATTCACATTCTTGACGTTTCTCAATACGGATATTCGCGCCCTGGTGACGCGGGAGAAACTTGAGGCGGGAGCTAATGTCCTGGTAGAAGCACCGGAGACCCTGGAAAGTTGGGGGGAGGATGCAGCGGCGATCGCCGAGGCGTTGCCCCAGGTAACCCAGTTGTTGGAGGGGTTCGATGCCGACCTGTTGGATCTGGGGGAGGCGGTGCCCTTGGTGGCGGTGGGGGCCAAGCTCCTGAAGATTTATTTAAAAGTCACTAAAGCAGAACCGACCTTAGCCAACTCCGTGGCAGTGGTGGCCCAGTTAGCCTATGGACAGGCGTTGCAAAGAGACCTGAAGCAGATCACCGATCCCCAGTTACGCCAGGGCTTAAAAAGCCTCAACCTGAACCGGTTATGTCAGTTACAGGCCGATCGCCTCCAAACCGTAACCGATGCAGAAGCCAAAGCAGCCGTGGGCAGTTTGCACGGTTCCAGGCTAGGGGAGCAGTTGGCGGCGGTGTTAGTGGAACAGTTACAGGCAGCAGAGGTACCTGAGGCTGTGGCAAAGGACTGGGGCGATCGCTTGCTGCGGTTAGCGCAACCCCACTGGCTGGAGGCGGTGTCCACGGCGGGAGAGACGGTGCAACCCTTGGCGGATCTGTACCGCTTGGGGGGACGGGAAACCCTGGAACGCTATCAGAGCTTAGAGCGCTATTTAGAGGAGGTGATTGCCCCCAAGCCCCAGGAAAAGGTGTTTGGAGAATCGTTTACCTTTCAGGATATTTATGTACCCTTGTTGGCGCAACCGTTGCGATCTGATGGGGAAGTGAACCGGTCTAAGTCTCCCATTGCCCTGGAAGAGTGGGTTTTGGAGTCTTTGGCGGATGAACAACAGAAAAACCAGGTGCTGTTTATCCAAGGGGGTCCAGGACGGGGCAAAAGTGTGTTTTGTCGGATGATGGCCGATCGCCTGCGGCGGCAGGAATATCCCCGTTGGGTGCCCATTCTGATCCGGTTGCGGGATTTGACGGTTCTGGAAAAAGATTTCGAGGAAACCTTGCGCAAGGGGGTCGATCGGGACTTTGCCCAAACCGATGCGGGCTGGCTGACCGATCGCAGTATCCGTTATCTCTTTTTGTTGGATGGTTTTGATGAGTTGTTGATGGAGGGGCGCACCAGCGGTGGGCTGGAGCAGTTTTTGGGGCAGGTGGGCCGGTTCCAGGAAAGCTGTGGCCGTAACTCGGAGAAACAGCACCGGGTTCTAATTACGGGGCGCACCATGGCCCTGCACAGCATTGAGCGGACGATGCCCTCCAATTTGCGCCGGGTTGCCATTGAACCCCTGAATGATACCCAAATTAGCCAGTGGTTCCAGCAATGGGACCAGATCCAGCAGCAGGATCCCCAAACCCTCCAGACACCGGGGCAGAATTCCCCCTTAGCGGACTCGGTGCAGGAGTTGATCCGGGAACCACTGTTGCTCTATTTGTTTGCGGCCATGCACCGGGATGGAGAACTGGAGGCGGGGATTTTTGAGGGCACGAATGCAGCCGAAGCCAAGGTGTTGATCTACGAGAAAACCTTGCACTGGGTACTGACTCAGCAGCGGGCCGAGGGGTTAAATCAGCAGATTACGGCATTGGACACGGAGAACCTGCGGCATATCTTGCAGGAAGCGGGATTGGCGGTGTGGCAGTCGGGGCGGGAGTGTGCATCCCTGGCCATGATTCAGAGCCGTTTGCAGCAGGATGCAGGAGCTAAGGCGTTTCTCGATCAAGCTCAACAGCGATTAGGGGAGAATCCCCTCAATAATGCCCTAGCGGTGTTTTACCTGAAGCCCGGACAAGGGGAGGGATCGGTGGAGTTTGTCCACAAAAGCTTTGGGGAGTTTCTCTGTGCTGAGCGGTTGGCGGAAGCCCTAGCGGATTGGGCCGAACCAGGGCAACGGCGGCAACCGTTTTATATACCCGATGAGGCGATGCACTGGCAGGTGTATGACCTATTGGCGGGGCAGATGTTGACGGTGGAGGTGATGGATTCCTTGCGGGTGCTGTGGTTCCGGGATGCTGAGCCGGAGAATCTGGTGAGGCTTTTTGATCGGTTACATCAATTCTATGACCGATGGTGTGAGGGGGAGTTTCTGGATATGGCTCCGGGGGAGAATTTACCCCAGCGCAAAATGATGCAGTTACGGGAGTTGGGGTTAACGCTGGGTTTACGACAGGTGGATCTCTATACAGGGCTGAATGTGATGATTTTGCTGCTGGAGCTACACCGCTACGGTCAAAACCATGATTCCCTCAAGGATTCCCTCCACTTCTATCCCAGTGGTCAACCAGTAGGGAACGATCGGACACAGCGCCTCTGGAAAGTAATCGCCTATGGAGACAGCCTCAACCCCAGCACTTTTGCCATCCATATGAGATTATTTCTCAGCGGCGCAGACCTCAGCAGCGCAAACCTCAGCCGCGCAAACCTCAGCCGCGCAAACCTCAGCAGCGCAGACCTCAGCCGCGCAAACCTCAGCAGCGCAGACCTCAGCCGCGCAAACCTCAGGGGCGCATACCTCAGCAGCGCAAACCTCAGCGGCGCAAACCTCAGCGACGCAGACCTCAGCCGCGCAAACCTCAGGGGCGCAAACCTCAGCGGCGCAAACCTCAGCAACGCAAACCTCAGCAGCGCAAACCTCAGCAGCGCAAACCTCAGCAGCGCAAACCTCAGGGGCGCAAACCTCAGCCACGCAAACCTCAGCGGCGCAGACCTTAGGGGCGCAGACCTTAGGGGCGCAAACCTCAGGGGCGCAAACCTCAGCAGCGCAAACCTCAGCAGCGCAAACCTCAGCAGCGCAAACCTCAGCCGCGCATACCTCAGCGGCGCATACCTCAGCAGCGCAAACCTCAGCGGCGCAAACCTCAGCAGCGCAAACCTCAGCAGCGCAAACCTCAGCAGCGCAAACCTCAGCAGCGCAAACCTC
- a CDS encoding AAA family ATPase, whose protein sequence is MAMDSVPVPSPAADVPLVGDGRSAYTRIVANIETVIKGQRSAIQKLLAAFVSGGHVLLEDYPGTGKTTLAKTLALSVAAQFKRIQFTPDLLPSDILGVSIFDQNDRSFRFHEGPIFANIVLADEINRASPRTQSALLEAMAESQVSVDGTLRKLSDLFFVIATQNPVESRGTYPLPEAQMDRFALQFSLGYISPEAEVEILSAQVQQHPLDRIQSCLSLEEVMDLKQRVKGIRVSDEIKRYVVDIVHGTRQKAGVQLGASPRASLTLMKIAQAIAFFEGREMVTPADVQFLAQDVLAHRIIMDPQARFSGLTAAGAIAEILEALPVPT, encoded by the coding sequence ATGGCCATGGATTCTGTCCCCGTTCCCTCCCCGGCTGCTGATGTCCCCCTGGTGGGGGATGGGCGATCGGCCTATACCCGCATTGTGGCCAATATCGAAACGGTGATTAAGGGGCAACGATCGGCCATCCAAAAACTATTGGCGGCCTTTGTTAGTGGGGGCCATGTGCTGCTGGAGGATTACCCCGGCACCGGCAAAACCACCTTAGCCAAGACCCTGGCCCTGTCGGTGGCAGCTCAATTTAAGCGCATTCAGTTTACGCCGGATCTCTTACCCTCAGATATTTTGGGGGTGTCGATTTTTGACCAGAACGATCGCAGCTTCCGGTTCCATGAAGGGCCAATTTTCGCCAATATTGTCCTAGCCGATGAGATTAACCGGGCTTCGCCCCGCACCCAGTCGGCCCTGCTGGAGGCCATGGCGGAATCCCAGGTCAGTGTGGATGGCACCCTGCGCAAGTTATCGGATCTGTTCTTTGTGATTGCTACCCAAAACCCGGTGGAGTCCCGGGGCACCTACCCGTTACCGGAGGCCCAGATGGACCGTTTTGCGTTGCAATTCAGCCTAGGCTACATTTCCCCGGAGGCGGAGGTGGAGATTCTGTCGGCCCAGGTGCAGCAACACCCCCTCGATCGCATTCAATCCTGTTTATCCCTGGAGGAGGTGATGGATCTGAAGCAGCGGGTTAAGGGGATCCGGGTCAGTGATGAGATTAAGCGCTATGTGGTGGATATTGTCCATGGAACCCGCCAGAAGGCGGGGGTGCAGTTGGGGGCGAGTCCTCGCGCGTCGTTGACGTTGATGAAGATTGCCCAGGCGATCGCGTTTTTTGAGGGACGGGAGATGGTGACTCCGGCGGATGTGCAGTTTTTGGCCCAGGATGTGTTGGCCCACCGCATTATCATGGATCCCCAGGCTCGGTTTTCGGGGTTGACGGCGGCGGGGGCGATCGCGGAAATCCTGGAAGCGCTACCGGTGCCCACCTAG